ACTGCTTTTAGTGGCAGGAACCATTGGATTGTGGATTTTCCTTGAGCGCAAGTTTAAAGAAGAAGAGTTTGTGGAGCGGGTTGAACCGGATCTGCAAGATATGTTTGAAGAGATCACCGTTCAAAAAACGGAGGTGGATCTTAAAGTAGATCGATCAGACAATCCTCCGACTGCTGAGATAGACGTTGAGTATGAAGAGCGCTCGTATACAGGCCCCGTGCCCGATCCGTTTGCCGAAGAGAATGAGGCCGATGATACCACTGCAGGAAATGCCATTGATACTACGCCAACCCCATTAAGACGCCTTACCGAAGAGGAGCCTTCGAATATGTTTTCTAAAATTAAGAGCCTCTTTAAGCGAAACAAAGATGAAGAGTATACTACTCACCCCGATGAGCATTTAGAAGCGCTCGTTCGCCCAGCGGCCGTTCGTACGGTGGCTTTTTTACTCAAAGCGCCGGAAGATCAGCCCTACACCATCCGCGAGATTTTAGAAGTCGGTGCCGAGCAGCAGCTTCTTGTGGGCGAAGAGGGTTATCTCGATTATTTAACCACAACGCTCTATGGCGATGAGCCGATGTATAGCGTTGCCCACCTATTAGAGCCAGGCAGTTTCCGTGAAGGGGGCGAGATTATTCGTGACCTTGAGCTTGAAGTGCCGGGCATTTTGCTCTTTTCACAAATTCCAGGGCCCGATCCTGAAATTTCAACGATCGATAGTCTGATTCGTGCGGCGGCTCATTTTGGTAACGCGCTGGGCGGGACACTTTATGATGAGACGCAACGTCCTGTCGATCGTGAAGGGTTAGCGGCCATTCGTGAAGAGATCGCAGAACTTGATAAACGCGAATGGGATCGCGCACTCAACCACTATTAATCGGCGGATTAGAGCGATTCCAGTAGACATTAAAGAAAGTGCTTTTACTCACAAAGCACTTTTTTTATTCCTAGAGATTGAGAGTAAAACGAGATAAGAAGATGACGGATATGCAATTATCACAGGATCAAGCAGCGCGCAAAATTGCGGAGCTGACCGAGTACTTAAACAAGCTCAACTATCATTATCATGTGCTCGATGAGAGTTTAATTCCCGACCATGAGTTTGATGCGCTTTTCCATGAGCTCCAAACCCTTGAAGCGGCGTATCCCGATCTTATTTTAGAGAATTCTCCTTCGCGTAAAGTCGGCGGGCGCGTGCTTGAGGGTTTTAATGAGATCACTCATGAAAAGCCGATGCTCTCGTTAAGTAACGCCTTTAATAATGAGGATGTGCGTAAATTTGATGAGCGCATTGCGGAGCGTCTTGGAACATCAAATATCATCTATTACGCCGAACCAAAGCTCGACGGATTAGCGGTGAGCATTATGTATGAAGCGGGTCGCCTTCAATTTGCCGCAACTCGCGGGGATGGAATTACCGGCGAAGACATTACCGAAAACATTAAAACCATTAAGAGCCTGCCTCATCAATTGCAAGGAGATTATCCGGCGCGTTTAGAGGTGCGGGGCGAGGTCTTTATGCGTAAAGCGGTGCTCGAAAAACTCAATCAAAGCCAATTAAAGCAGGGGTTAAAACCCTTTGCCAATCCACGAAATGCCGCTGCTGGGAGTTTAAGACAGCTCGACTCGCGCATCGCAGCAAAACGTAATTTAAGTTTTTATTGCTATAGCGTTGGGGTTAATGAGGGTAATCAGCGGGAGATTCAGGCCCATTCAGAGTGGCTCGAAGCGGTGAAATCTTGGGGCGTTCCGGTCTGTACCTTAAATAAAAAGGTCACTAATGTGAAAGGGCTTCTCGATTATTATCGTGATATGGGTGAAAAACGTGATGGTCTAGCCTTTGAGATCGATGGCGTTGTCTATAAAGTCGATGCACTATCGCAACAAGAGACGCTTGGCTATATTGCCCGCTCACCACGCTTTGCCATTGCCCATAAATATCCGGCGATGGAAGAGCGCACCATTCTGCGCGATGTGGAATTCCAAGTCGGGCGCACGGGTGCGATTACACCAGTAGCAAAATTAGAACCGGTGGAAGTAGGCGGGGTAACGGTTTCAAATGCAACGCTTCATAACGCCGATGAAATTGAGCGTTTAGGGGTGATGATTGGAGATGAGGTCATTGTTCACCGTGCCGGTGATGTGATTCCGAAAGTGGTGCGTGCGGTCGTGGAAAATCGTGATCCGGACGCTGTTCGAGCGATCAAATTTCCCACAGAGTGCCCGATCTGCCACTCGCCGATTGTGCGTATTGAAGGGGAAGCGATTGCCCGTTGTAGCGGCGGTTTTATCTGTGAAGCGCAAAAGTTAGAGGGTTTAAAACATTTTGTCTCCCGAAAAGCGATGGACATTGATGGACTTGGCGAACGCTGGCTTGAGATTTTCCTCCAAGAAAAAGTGATCGAACGTATTGAAGATCTCTTTGTGATGAGTAAAGAGCGCTTGCTCGAGCTCCCTCGCATGGGTGAAAAATCGGCGAGCAATATTTTAGCGAGCATTGAAAAAAGTAAAACGCCTAAGTTTGCCAATTTTATCTATGCGCTCGGGATTCGCGAGGTTGGGGAAGCAACCTCAAGAACGCTATCCGATCATTACAAAACCCTCGATGAGCTAATGTTGGCAAGCCTTGAGGAGCTCCAAACCTTGGATGATATCGGCCCCATTGTGGCCAAACATATCGTCACCTTTTTTGCCCTTAGTGATCATCGTGAGATGATTGAGCGCCTCTTAAGTTACGGCGTTACGATTCAATATGAAGAGAAAAAAGAGGCCGGTGAAGTAAGCGAAGCGCCCCTTGAAGGTGAAACTTGGGTCATTACCGGAACGCTTGCAGAATTTGGGCGAAGCGATGCGAAAGAATTACTTCTTGAGCTGGGCGCAAAAGTGACGGGCAGTGTGTCGAGTAATACGAGTTTTCTGCTCGCCGGTGAAAAGGCCGGCAGTAAACTCACGCAAGCGGAGAAACTGGGCGTACCGGTGAAATCGGAAGCGGAATTTATTGAGTTATTAAAAACTCATGGGAAGCGATAGGACGCTGATTAAATTGAGTCGAATCGATTCGAATCAAATTGAAAAGAGGAGAGAGACGATGAAAGTAACGAAATCCACAAACAACGTAAGTGAGCGCTGGCAGACACGTTTTCAGTTTTTTGATCAGCATGGCGGGCCGATGCGAAGTGAAGCGAAGCAAGCAATTATGGAGCGTCCTGAAAAAGAGCGTTTTCTAATTCTCTTTAATTTGGGGTCGTTTTTCTTGCCGGTGATTCACTTTTTAATGCTGGGGCTGTGGAAAAAAGCGTTAACGCTCCTTGTTGCGACGATTATCACGGTTTTAGTCTTTGATATGCCGTTACGCATGTTT
The window above is part of the Ignatzschineria sp. RMDPL8A genome. Proteins encoded here:
- a CDS encoding cell division protein ZipA C-terminal FtsZ-binding domain-containing protein; translation: MTTAILVLALLLVAGTIGLWIFLERKFKEEEFVERVEPDLQDMFEEITVQKTEVDLKVDRSDNPPTAEIDVEYEERSYTGPVPDPFAEENEADDTTAGNAIDTTPTPLRRLTEEEPSNMFSKIKSLFKRNKDEEYTTHPDEHLEALVRPAAVRTVAFLLKAPEDQPYTIREILEVGAEQQLLVGEEGYLDYLTTTLYGDEPMYSVAHLLEPGSFREGGEIIRDLELEVPGILLFSQIPGPDPEISTIDSLIRAAAHFGNALGGTLYDETQRPVDREGLAAIREEIAELDKREWDRALNHY
- the ligA gene encoding NAD-dependent DNA ligase LigA gives rise to the protein MTDMQLSQDQAARKIAELTEYLNKLNYHYHVLDESLIPDHEFDALFHELQTLEAAYPDLILENSPSRKVGGRVLEGFNEITHEKPMLSLSNAFNNEDVRKFDERIAERLGTSNIIYYAEPKLDGLAVSIMYEAGRLQFAATRGDGITGEDITENIKTIKSLPHQLQGDYPARLEVRGEVFMRKAVLEKLNQSQLKQGLKPFANPRNAAAGSLRQLDSRIAAKRNLSFYCYSVGVNEGNQREIQAHSEWLEAVKSWGVPVCTLNKKVTNVKGLLDYYRDMGEKRDGLAFEIDGVVYKVDALSQQETLGYIARSPRFAIAHKYPAMEERTILRDVEFQVGRTGAITPVAKLEPVEVGGVTVSNATLHNADEIERLGVMIGDEVIVHRAGDVIPKVVRAVVENRDPDAVRAIKFPTECPICHSPIVRIEGEAIARCSGGFICEAQKLEGLKHFVSRKAMDIDGLGERWLEIFLQEKVIERIEDLFVMSKERLLELPRMGEKSASNILASIEKSKTPKFANFIYALGIREVGEATSRTLSDHYKTLDELMLASLEELQTLDDIGPIVAKHIVTFFALSDHREMIERLLSYGVTIQYEEKKEAGEVSEAPLEGETWVITGTLAEFGRSDAKELLLELGAKVTGSVSSNTSFLLAGEKAGSKLTQAEKLGVPVKSEAEFIELLKTHGKR
- a CDS encoding DUF2628 domain-containing protein, with translation MKVTKSTNNVSERWQTRFQFFDQHGGPMRSEAKQAIMERPEKERFLILFNLGSFFLPVIHFLMLGLWKKALTLLVATIITVLVFDMPLRMFGINGYWLLILVPFFFSAMANYSYYLKEVKGVQGWNPFEYLSVNLNAPKAPEREAEESEAEQPELEEPENEKE